The following are encoded together in the Tripterygium wilfordii isolate XIE 37 chromosome 3, ASM1340144v1, whole genome shotgun sequence genome:
- the LOC119989969 gene encoding microtubule-associated protein 70-1-like: protein MANGSYHITSNGVEAEHPRPALSSSASFKARKPKPSVCSAVSRAGSEVDDIFTLFHGSDPVRVELSRLENDVRDKDRELGEAFAEIKSLRNSERLKERAVEELTDELKKVDEKLKATEALLESKNLDVKKINDEKKAALAAQFAAEATLRRVHAAQKDDEMPPIEAIIAPLESELKFARMEAAKLQEDNRALDRLTKSKEAALLEAGRTIEIALAKASLVDDLQNKNQELIKQIEICQEENRILDKMHRQKVAEVEKLTQTVRELEEAVLAGGAAANAVRDYQRKVQEMNEERKTLEREVARAKVSANRVATVVANEWKDGNDKVMPVKQWLEERKFFQGEMQQLKDKLVVAERTAKAEAQMKEKYQLRFKVLEEKLKSSNSNSRIASDGRSISNGRSRRQSLGGAENYSRPSSNGYLCKNLLNSQSKSLRSNNASTLLRHAKMSSGSFDGGSRSLDKDTPRQVETGNGNAHVSTNEVQITEAVTTDKEIANGTTNGKSKTEQEDHVSGVLYDMLQREVIILRKSCHEKDQSLKDKDDAIEMLAKKVETLNKAMEVEAKKMRREVTAMEKEVTAMRVSKEHNQRTRGGTSVPRGSQLLSARNTRMP, encoded by the exons ATGGCGAACGGAAGTTACCACATTACAAGCAACGGCGTGGAAGCTGAGCACCCAAGGCCGGCGCTGAGCTCGTCGGCTTCGTTCAAGGCGCGAAAGCCGAAGCCGAGCGTTTGTTCAGCCGTCTCCCGAGCTGGCTCCGAGGTCGATGATATATTCACTCTCTTCCACGGCTCCGATCCTGTCCGCGTCGAGCTCAGCCGTCTGGAGAACGATGTCCGAG ATAAAGATAGAGAACTTGGAGAGGCATTTGCAGAAATCAAGTCCTTGAGGAATTCAGAGAGACTCAAAGAGAGGGCAGTCGAAGAG CTGACAGATGAGCTAAAAAAGGTGGACGAAAAGCTTAAGGCAACTGAAGCTCTTCTGGAGAGCAAG AACCTTGATGTTAAGAAGATAAACGATGAGAAAAAGGCAGCTTTGGCCGCACAATTTGCAGCAGAAGCCACACTTCGAAGAGTCCATGCTGCACAGAAAGATGATGAGATGCCTCCTATTGAAGCCATCATCGCTCCTTTGGAATCGGAGCTTAAATTTGCTAGAATGGAG GCAGCAAAATTGCAAGAGGACAATAGAGCACTTGATCGGTTAACAAAATCTAAAGAAGCTGCTTTACTTGAAGCTGGGAGAACTATTGAGATTGCTTTGGCAAAAGCttccttggttgatgatctgcAGAACAAAAATCAAGAGCTAATCAAGCAGATTGAAATATGCCAG GAGGAAAACAGAATATTAGATAAAATGCATCGGCAAAAGGTTGCCGAAGTTGAAAAACTAACCCAAACTGTTCGCGAGCTTGAGGAGGCTGTTCTGGCTGGAGGGGCTGCTGCTAATGCAGTGCGTGATTACCAACGGAAAGTACAAGAAATGAAT GAGGAGAGGAAAACTCTGGAGCGGGAAGTAGCTCGTGCAAAGGTTTCTGCAAACCGGGTTGCCACTGTGGTTGCAAATGAGTGGAAAGATGGCAATGACAAGGTTATGCCAGTAAAGCAGTGgcttgaagaaagaaaattttttcaG GGGGAAATGCAACAACTTAAAGATAAGCTGGTAGTTGCTGAGCGCACAGCAAAGGCTGAAGCCCAAATGAAA GAAAAATACCAACTACGGTTTAAGGTTTTGGAAGAAAAGCTTAAATCATCCAATAGTAATTCCCGCATTGCCTCCGATGGAAGAAGTATAAGCAATGGGCGCTCACGACGGCAATCACTTGGCGGGGCTGAGAATTATTCACGCCCATCCTCCAATGGCTATTTGTGCAAGAATTTGTTGAATTCGCAGTCTAAGTCATTGCGATCCAACAATGCCAGCACATTATTAAGACATGCCAAGATGTCGTCGGGATCATTTGATGGGGGGAGTAGGTCACTAGATAAAGATACGCCAAGGCAAGTGGAGACTGGGAATGGCAATGCACATGTTAGTACCAATGAGGTCCAAATCACAGAGGCAGTTACTACAGATAAAGAAATTGCCAATGGAACAACAAATGGAAAATCAAAGACAGAACAGGAAGATCATGTTTCAGGGGTGTTGTATGACATGTTGCAGAGGGAGGTTATAATTCTAAGGAAATCCTGCCATGAAAAAGATCAAAGCCTGAAAGACAAGGATGATGCAATAGAG ATGTTGGCGAAGAAGgttgaaacattgaacaaagcAATGGAAGTTGAGGCCAAAAAGATGCGTAGGGAAGTCACTGCCATGGAAAAGGAAGTCACTGCAATGCGAGTTAGCAAGGAGCATAATCAGAGGACACGGGGGGGAACCAGTGTGCCCAGAGGTTCTCAGCTACTTTCTGCAAG GAACACGCGAATGCCATAG